From the Exiguobacterium aurantiacum genome, one window contains:
- a CDS encoding pyruvate carboxylase produces MLKSINKLLVANRGEIAIRVFRAATELGMRTVAVYSQEDSGSLHRFKADEAYLIGLDKKPIDAYLDIEDVIRIAKQSGADAIHPGYGFLSENIELARRCREEGIIFVGPNESHLHAFGDKVRARQSAIAAGLPVIPGSNGPLTSYEDALDFANEHGFPLMVKAAMGGGGRGMRVIRTEAEMKDLIERAKSEAKQAFGSDEVYIEKLVERPKHIEVQILGDDHGNIIHLFERDCSVQRRHQKVVEVAPCVTLSEKSRQAICDAAVKLMRHVEYINAGTVEFLVTEDESFYFIEVNPRIQVEHTITEMVTGFDIVQTQLMIAQGESLHGDVIHMPKQEDIKLLGYAIQSRVTSEDPANNFMPDTGKIMAYRSPGGFGVRLDGGNAYVGAEISPYYDSLLVKLSTHGMTFEQAASKMVRNLNEFRIRGIKTNIPFLINVMKHANFISGDYNTSFIDETPELFVFPKRKDRGTKLLNYIGDVTVNGFPGVGLKDKPISRSVRIPHELPAEAKPGTKQILTELGPDGLADWIKRQPELLLTDTTMRDAHQSLLATRMRTQDIINIAEPTSKLMPELFSVEAWGGATFDVAYRFLSEDPWVRLMRLREKMPNVLIQMLLRGANAVGYKNYADNVIEKFVHEAAYAGVDVFRIFDSLNNLESIQLAIDATLPTGKVAEAAVCYTGDLYDGSRPKYHLPYYVDLAKKLEASGAHILAIKDMAGLLKPESAYALVSALKDAVDLPIHLHTHDASGNGIFTYARATDAGVDIVDVAASSMSGMTSQPSGGSLIYALDHHERQPKIDAKHYEVISDYWQDVRHNYEPFESDMRASNPSVYEHEMPGGQYSNLQQQAKAVGLGDRWSEVKAMYARVNMLFGDIVKVTPSSKVVGDMALFMVQHNLSEQDVVERGHQLDFPDSVVEMMRGELGTPPGGFPTDVQQAILKGEKPLDVRPGKLIEPYDFKAAQTKLFEKLDRPVTDFELLSNALYPKVFEDYVTHSTTYGDVSVLDTLTFFYGLNVGETIQVEIETGKTLIIKLVQISAANEDGIRLVSYEMNGVPREIEIKDVNVKSATTSRPKVDRANPKQVGASMPGSVLKVLVEPGSRVHRGEQLLVTEAMKMETTVQAAQDGEVKAVHIKEGDTIQSDDLLIEFVQ; encoded by the coding sequence ATGTTGAAATCAATTAACAAATTACTTGTAGCCAACCGTGGAGAAATCGCCATTCGTGTATTTAGGGCCGCCACTGAATTAGGAATGCGCACGGTCGCCGTGTATTCACAAGAAGACAGCGGCTCGTTACACCGCTTCAAAGCGGATGAGGCGTATTTGATCGGGCTCGATAAAAAGCCGATTGACGCTTATCTCGACATCGAAGACGTGATCCGGATTGCGAAACAGTCGGGGGCTGACGCAATTCACCCAGGGTACGGTTTCTTATCCGAGAACATCGAACTCGCACGTCGTTGCCGCGAAGAAGGCATCATCTTTGTCGGTCCGAACGAATCGCATCTTCATGCGTTCGGGGATAAAGTTCGGGCCCGTCAAAGTGCGATCGCGGCCGGACTCCCGGTCATTCCAGGTTCAAACGGACCGCTCACTTCATACGAAGACGCGCTCGACTTTGCGAATGAGCACGGTTTCCCGCTCATGGTCAAAGCGGCGATGGGCGGCGGGGGACGCGGGATGCGTGTCATCCGTACGGAAGCCGAGATGAAAGATTTGATTGAACGTGCCAAGTCAGAAGCGAAGCAAGCGTTCGGTTCAGACGAAGTGTACATAGAAAAATTAGTGGAACGTCCAAAACATATCGAGGTTCAGATTCTCGGGGACGATCACGGTAACATCATTCACTTGTTCGAACGTGACTGTTCGGTCCAACGTCGACATCAAAAAGTCGTCGAGGTCGCACCGTGTGTGACGTTGTCTGAAAAATCGCGCCAAGCGATTTGTGACGCGGCGGTTAAGCTCATGCGTCACGTCGAGTATATTAACGCTGGGACGGTCGAATTCCTCGTCACGGAAGACGAGTCGTTCTACTTCATCGAGGTCAACCCGCGCATCCAAGTCGAGCACACGATCACCGAGATGGTGACCGGCTTCGATATCGTGCAGACCCAGCTCATGATCGCGCAAGGCGAGTCGCTCCACGGCGACGTCATCCATATGCCGAAACAAGAAGATATCAAATTGCTCGGCTATGCGATCCAATCGCGAGTCACGTCGGAAGATCCGGCCAACAACTTCATGCCGGACACGGGTAAAATTATGGCTTACCGCTCTCCGGGCGGTTTCGGGGTCCGACTCGACGGTGGGAACGCCTACGTCGGTGCCGAAATCTCACCATACTATGACTCGCTCCTCGTCAAGCTGTCGACGCACGGCATGACGTTCGAGCAGGCCGCTTCGAAGATGGTCCGTAACTTGAACGAGTTCCGGATTCGCGGTATCAAGACGAACATCCCGTTCTTAATCAACGTGATGAAACACGCAAACTTCATCAGCGGTGACTATAACACGTCGTTCATCGACGAGACACCGGAACTGTTCGTCTTCCCGAAACGGAAAGACCGCGGGACGAAGCTTCTCAACTATATCGGCGACGTTACGGTGAACGGATTCCCGGGTGTCGGATTGAAAGATAAGCCGATTAGCCGTTCGGTCCGAATCCCGCATGAGCTACCGGCTGAAGCCAAACCAGGCACGAAACAGATTTTGACGGAGCTCGGTCCGGATGGCCTCGCCGACTGGATTAAACGCCAGCCGGAACTGCTGTTGACCGATACGACGATGCGTGACGCGCACCAATCGCTGCTCGCGACACGGATGCGGACGCAAGACATCATCAATATCGCTGAACCGACGAGCAAGCTCATGCCGGAGCTGTTCTCGGTCGAGGCATGGGGCGGGGCCACGTTCGACGTCGCCTATCGCTTCCTCTCGGAAGACCCGTGGGTACGCCTCATGCGTCTCCGTGAGAAGATGCCGAACGTGTTGATTCAAATGTTGCTTCGCGGCGCCAACGCCGTCGGCTATAAAAACTATGCCGACAACGTCATCGAGAAATTCGTCCACGAGGCGGCCTATGCCGGCGTCGACGTGTTCCGGATCTTCGACAGCTTGAACAACCTTGAGTCGATTCAACTCGCGATTGACGCCACGTTACCGACCGGAAAAGTCGCCGAGGCAGCGGTATGTTATACGGGTGACCTATACGATGGCAGCCGTCCGAAGTATCACTTGCCGTATTACGTCGACTTGGCGAAGAAACTCGAAGCGAGCGGGGCCCACATCCTTGCCATCAAGGACATGGCCGGCTTGCTCAAACCGGAATCGGCGTACGCGCTCGTCTCGGCCTTGAAAGATGCCGTCGACTTGCCGATCCACTTGCACACGCACGATGCTTCCGGCAACGGGATCTTCACGTATGCTCGGGCGACAGATGCGGGCGTCGACATCGTCGACGTGGCTGCGAGCTCAATGTCAGGCATGACGTCACAGCCTTCAGGCGGCAGCTTGATTTATGCGCTCGATCATCACGAGCGTCAACCGAAAATCGATGCGAAGCATTACGAGGTCATCAGCGACTACTGGCAAGACGTGCGTCATAACTATGAGCCATTCGAGAGCGATATGCGTGCTTCGAACCCATCGGTATATGAGCACGAGATGCCGGGCGGACAGTATTCGAACTTGCAACAACAAGCGAAAGCGGTCGGCTTAGGCGACCGTTGGAGCGAAGTCAAAGCGATGTACGCCCGCGTCAACATGTTGTTCGGCGATATCGTCAAAGTGACGCCGTCGTCTAAAGTCGTCGGGGACATGGCACTGTTCATGGTCCAACATAACTTGAGCGAACAAGATGTGGTCGAACGTGGTCATCAACTCGACTTCCCAGATTCGGTCGTCGAGATGATGCGCGGGGAGCTCGGGACGCCTCCAGGCGGATTCCCGACGGACGTGCAGCAAGCCATCTTGAAAGGCGAGAAACCGCTCGACGTGCGTCCGGGTAAACTGATCGAACCTTACGATTTCAAGGCGGCACAGACGAAACTGTTCGAGAAACTCGATCGTCCCGTGACGGACTTCGAACTGCTCTCGAACGCGTTGTATCCGAAAGTGTTCGAGGATTACGTCACCCATTCGACGACGTACGGTGATGTATCGGTGCTCGACACGTTGACGTTCTTCTATGGCTTGAACGTCGGGGAGACGATTCAAGTCGAGATCGAGACCGGGAAGACGCTCATCATCAAACTCGTTCAAATCAGTGCGGCGAACGAGGACGGCATCCGTCTCGTCTCGTATGAGATGAACGGAGTCCCACGTGAAATCGAGATCAAGGACGTGAACGTGAAGTCGGCGACGACGAGCCGTCCGAAAGTCGACCGGGCGAACCCGAAACAAGTCGGTGCTTCAATGCCAGGTTCGGTGTTGAAAGTGCTCGTCGAACCGGGTAGCCGTGTCCATCGCGGGGAACAGCTCCTCGTCACGGAAGCGATGAAGATGGAGACGACGGTCCAAGCCGCTCAAGACGGTGAGGTCAAAGCGGTCCATATTAAAGAGGGCGACACAATCCAAAGTGACGACTTATTGATTGAGTTTGTACAATGA
- the cyoE gene encoding heme o synthase: MTKVNPGTMAEVEYTESASFRDYVALAKMGIVRANLLLVFAGFFVAATYQSDTPVLYLFEVWPQLLLTMLGSALVISGSCYLNNFVDRDIDYLMGRTDNRPSVTGKISGEQILLLGLTQLAIGTLLLLIVSYVAAVFGLIGAFFYVVIYTMWLKRTHTLNTVVGSISGAVPPLIGWAAIDPALHIDAWLMFLVMFLWQPPHFLALAMRRVEEYRAAGIPMLPVVNGFAITKRQIIWWIATLIPASLLFLHYGLIYVIVAAGLGGYWLYLGLKGFKAEDEIKWANKMFFYSLIYLVVWIVTLVLTAL, translated from the coding sequence ATGACAAAAGTCAACCCAGGGACAATGGCAGAAGTAGAATATACAGAATCCGCCTCGTTCCGCGACTATGTTGCTCTGGCAAAAATGGGAATCGTCCGCGCCAATCTATTGTTGGTGTTCGCCGGTTTCTTTGTAGCAGCAACATATCAGAGTGATACGCCAGTACTTTATTTGTTTGAAGTTTGGCCACAACTCTTATTAACGATGTTAGGAAGCGCGCTCGTCATCTCCGGGAGTTGTTACCTAAACAACTTCGTGGACCGTGATATCGATTACTTGATGGGACGTACAGACAACCGACCAAGTGTCACCGGGAAAATTTCGGGAGAACAGATTTTGCTCCTTGGATTAACGCAACTCGCGATCGGGACATTGTTGTTATTGATCGTGTCGTATGTGGCAGCAGTCTTCGGTTTAATCGGGGCATTTTTTTATGTCGTCATTTATACGATGTGGCTTAAACGGACGCACACGTTGAACACGGTCGTCGGCAGCATCTCCGGAGCGGTACCGCCGCTCATCGGTTGGGCAGCCATCGATCCCGCGCTTCATATCGATGCGTGGCTCATGTTCCTCGTCATGTTCTTGTGGCAACCGCCACACTTCCTCGCGCTCGCCATGCGGCGTGTCGAGGAGTATCGAGCGGCCGGCATTCCGATGCTACCGGTCGTCAACGGCTTTGCGATCACCAAGCGCCAAATCATTTGGTGGATCGCGACACTCATTCCAGCGTCGCTCTTGTTCTTGCATTACGGTTTGATCTACGTGATCGTCGCGGCCGGTCTTGGGGGCTACTGGTTATATCTCGGCTTGAAAGGGTTTAAGGCCGAAGATGAGATCAAGTGGGCAAACAAAATGTTCTTTTATTCATTGATTTATTTAGTCGTGTGGATTGTCACGCTGGTATTGACGGCACTTTGA
- the coxB gene encoding cytochrome c oxidase subunit II — protein MKSFKKLLFGIVPMMMFALLLSGCGVEGLSALKPMGEGAEIQLRIILISLAIMLFVLVIVTIIYVYVLMKFRRKDESIPKQVEGSSTLEMIWTVVPIILLIILAVPTITTTVELAKAKEAKKEEEINVTANLYWWEFEYPNAGVVTGQELVIPVGKRVGINLTSKDVIHSFWVPALSGKTDTNPGLDNEMWLHANEPGTFYGKCAELCGPSHALMDFKVIALEQEEYDQWLEDMKAQQDANTENLVADNQNLTTGEAVYVESCLSCHGGGKVAPSLTNFGDREWLAGYLENNEEKLKEWIRDPQELKQGALMPGFGEGQISDEELDALVDFLYDQKID, from the coding sequence GTGAAATCATTTAAGAAGCTTCTGTTTGGCATCGTCCCGATGATGATGTTCGCACTACTGTTATCAGGGTGCGGCGTAGAGGGATTGTCTGCATTGAAGCCGATGGGAGAGGGAGCTGAGATTCAGCTTCGCATCATTCTCATCAGTTTGGCAATCATGCTCTTTGTACTTGTCATCGTAACGATTATTTACGTGTACGTGCTCATGAAATTCCGTCGGAAAGATGAATCGATTCCGAAGCAAGTCGAAGGAAGTAGCACGCTCGAGATGATTTGGACAGTCGTTCCAATCATTTTACTTATCATTCTCGCTGTTCCGACGATCACGACGACAGTCGAGCTCGCAAAAGCGAAAGAAGCGAAAAAAGAAGAAGAAATCAATGTCACGGCCAACCTTTACTGGTGGGAATTTGAATATCCGAACGCAGGCGTGGTCACGGGTCAAGAACTCGTCATCCCAGTCGGTAAGCGTGTCGGCATCAACTTGACATCGAAAGACGTCATTCACTCGTTCTGGGTACCGGCCTTGTCAGGTAAGACAGATACAAACCCAGGCCTTGATAACGAAATGTGGTTGCATGCAAATGAACCAGGTACGTTCTACGGGAAATGTGCCGAGCTTTGCGGACCTTCACACGCACTCATGGACTTCAAAGTCATCGCACTCGAGCAAGAAGAGTACGACCAATGGCTCGAAGACATGAAAGCACAGCAGGACGCAAACACAGAAAACCTCGTTGCAGATAACCAAAACTTGACTACAGGTGAAGCAGTGTACGTCGAGAGCTGCTTGAGCTGTCACGGTGGCGGGAAAGTCGCGCCGAGCTTGACGAACTTTGGTGATCGCGAATGGTTGGCGGGTTACCTCGAAAACAACGAAGAGAAGTTGAAAGAATGGATTCGCGACCCACAAGAATTGAAACAAGGCGCGCTCATGCCTGGCTTCGGTGAAGGCCAAATCAGTGATGAAGAGTTAGATGCACTCGTTGACTTCTTGTACGATCAGAAGATTGACTAA
- a CDS encoding cryptochrome/photolyase family protein, with amino-acid sequence MRRVCWFRSDFRLTDNHMLHRVLKDADSGDDVEFVFWLNPNYCEPFETRHDYFFAAMRQFMDELKENGLGLRVLVADTAEQFVEALGELDALYFNAEYVEPFKQRDDAVIEALGQDVKVIRLLDRHLFAPNAFTKKDGDPYKVYTPFKKAAYAETPPVPYEVDVTALKRHVTTGHDVPSELKRQFDRCERSWKALGEAAAKQRLSDFVAKRIDAYDVDRDIPAIAGTSRLSPYLRTGVLSIRTVTEAVLSAPKSSGRDTYYDELLWREFYYMIMVQFPGLKDRPFNDKYKHLDWENDDENFQAWCDGKTGYPIVDAAMRQLNETGWMHNRLRMVVASFLSKHLMIDWRKGERYFEQKLIDYEAASNIGGWQWAASVGTDAVPYFRIFNPTTQSEKFDSEGTFIRKYVPELADFDKKAIHFPDLTERDGYVDPIVDHKEARARALERFKDAQ; translated from the coding sequence ATGAGGCGAGTTTGTTGGTTTCGATCGGATTTTCGATTGACTGATAACCATATGTTACACCGAGTATTGAAAGACGCCGATTCAGGCGATGACGTGGAATTTGTCTTTTGGCTCAACCCGAACTATTGTGAGCCGTTCGAGACGCGACACGATTACTTTTTCGCGGCGATGCGACAATTTATGGACGAGCTCAAGGAGAACGGCCTCGGTCTGCGTGTCCTTGTCGCCGACACGGCCGAGCAGTTCGTCGAAGCACTCGGCGAGCTTGATGCCCTCTATTTCAACGCCGAGTATGTCGAACCGTTCAAGCAGCGGGACGATGCCGTCATCGAGGCACTCGGGCAAGACGTAAAAGTCATCCGCTTGCTCGACCGGCATTTGTTCGCTCCGAACGCGTTCACGAAAAAAGACGGCGATCCGTATAAAGTATATACGCCATTTAAAAAAGCAGCCTATGCCGAGACGCCGCCCGTTCCATATGAGGTCGATGTGACAGCGCTGAAGCGTCACGTGACGACGGGGCATGACGTCCCATCTGAATTGAAGCGTCAGTTCGACCGATGCGAGCGTTCGTGGAAAGCGCTCGGGGAAGCAGCCGCGAAACAGCGCTTGAGCGACTTTGTCGCCAAGCGGATCGATGCATACGATGTGGACCGTGACATCCCGGCCATCGCCGGCACGAGCCGACTCTCGCCGTATCTTCGGACCGGGGTGCTGTCGATTCGCACCGTGACGGAAGCGGTGCTGTCGGCGCCGAAATCGAGCGGGCGCGACACGTATTACGACGAGTTGTTATGGCGTGAGTTTTATTATATGATCATGGTCCAATTCCCGGGACTGAAAGACCGCCCGTTCAACGACAAATATAAACATCTCGATTGGGAAAATGATGACGAGAACTTCCAAGCGTGGTGTGACGGGAAGACGGGCTATCCGATCGTCGACGCGGCGATGCGGCAATTGAACGAGACGGGTTGGATGCACAACCGGCTCCGGATGGTCGTCGCCTCATTCTTATCGAAGCATCTGATGATCGACTGGCGGAAAGGGGAACGCTATTTCGAGCAGAAACTGATTGACTATGAGGCAGCCTCGAATATCGGCGGTTGGCAATGGGCCGCCTCGGTCGGGACGGATGCGGTGCCATACTTCCGCATCTTCAACCCGACGACACAGTCCGAGAAGTTTGACAGCGAAGGGACGTTCATCCGAAAGTACGTCCCTGAACTCGCCGATTTCGACAAAAAAGCGATTCACTTTCCCGACCTGACCGAGCGGGACGGATACGTCGACCCGATCGTCGACCATAAGGAAGCGCGGGCCCGGGCGCTCGAACGATTCAAGGACGCCCAATGA
- a CDS encoding FtsW/RodA/SpoVE family cell cycle protein: MKTRFRYFDFSLFIAVLLLVGISSIMIYSASVWNRGDYASSDLFYRQLVYAGIGIVVYFIATMFRYENFRKPNILYSLYFVSVVLLFITWAMRPLNGARAWLIFGGFTMQPIEIAKFVLILLLANYYHQLWNGELKGLPGRLSRAAVVKKGLRAQIGAFFIIPILYFFFPYAIAINGQPDMGGLFVLGAIMFLMWLAVGAPLRIIVPAVITGIGAIYLMFTAIFTENQRSRIEVVFNPFMDPENYGHQLLMSIISIVHGGVTGVGLGNSYQKYGYLPEPETDYIMSIIAEELGFIGVVIVLVLLFFIAFRAINIANHSDNHFAMFVSFGIAAQIMVQTGINIGAMSGWFPGTGVTLPLVSYGGTSLIMTLGVLGVLSSISMRNRHREATKRAEIREKSAENVQNSSFHVVR; encoded by the coding sequence ATGAAAACTCGGTTTCGGTACTTTGATTTCTCTTTGTTCATTGCGGTGCTCCTGCTCGTCGGAATCAGTTCCATCATGATTTACAGTGCGAGCGTATGGAACCGTGGCGATTACGCCAGTAGCGACTTGTTCTATCGTCAGCTCGTCTACGCAGGAATTGGGATTGTCGTTTACTTTATCGCGACGATGTTCCGCTATGAGAACTTTAGAAAACCAAACATTCTTTACAGCCTCTACTTCGTATCGGTGGTGCTCTTGTTTATCACATGGGCGATGCGACCGCTAAATGGGGCGCGAGCTTGGCTCATCTTCGGAGGCTTTACGATGCAACCGATTGAGATTGCCAAATTTGTACTTATCTTGTTGTTGGCAAATTATTATCATCAGTTGTGGAATGGGGAGTTGAAGGGGCTGCCAGGTCGATTAAGTCGAGCGGCGGTTGTGAAAAAAGGATTGCGTGCTCAAATCGGAGCGTTCTTCATCATACCAATCCTGTACTTCTTTTTCCCGTACGCGATTGCCATCAATGGGCAGCCGGATATGGGCGGCCTGTTCGTCCTCGGTGCCATCATGTTCCTCATGTGGCTCGCCGTCGGGGCACCTCTCCGGATTATCGTGCCTGCGGTGATCACCGGGATTGGCGCCATTTATTTAATGTTCACGGCGATTTTTACGGAAAACCAACGCAGTCGGATCGAGGTCGTCTTCAATCCATTCATGGACCCTGAAAACTATGGGCATCAACTGCTCATGTCAATCATTTCGATTGTGCACGGGGGGGTGACTGGTGTCGGTCTCGGGAATAGTTATCAGAAATATGGATACTTACCGGAACCGGAGACGGACTACATCATGTCCATCATCGCGGAAGAGCTCGGATTCATCGGGGTCGTCATCGTCCTCGTCTTGCTGTTTTTCATCGCCTTCCGAGCCATCAATATTGCCAACCATAGCGATAATCATTTTGCGATGTTCGTCTCGTTTGGCATCGCCGCTCAAATCATGGTTCAAACCGGAATTAATATTGGAGCGATGTCGGGGTGGTTCCCGGGGACGGGGGTCACGCTCCCGCTCGTCAGTTATGGAGGTACGTCACTCATTATGACGTTGGGGGTTCTCGGTGTGCTCAGTAGTATCTCGATGCGAAATCGGCATCGGGAAGCGACGAAACGGGCGGAAATCCGTGAAAAGTCAGCAGAAAACGTTCAAAATTCATCGTTTCATGTTGTAAGGTAA
- a CDS encoding COX15/CtaA family protein: protein MHKKLALFSALVTLGMMLVLIMGGTVTKTDSGDGCGTDWPLCHGKLIPTNPSVETMIEYSHRVVSGIEGLLIIALTVWTFAVVKNRYDVKVFAFLAFIFMLIQSIIGAGAVIWQQSDAILALHFGISLVSFASLLILTILLFEGERVHRAVSERLKIHLYGLTIYTMVVVYTGAYVRHLGATYACVGWPVCSQDVWTFESYVQMGHRIMAGLLVFYTLYVLYLARRETNRLVETGMWASLFFILLQVGTGAWIVLGGHATYVPLLHAFLITCYFGIISYLAYHAYRSQKQTTASARQKSV from the coding sequence ATGCATAAAAAACTCGCACTATTTTCAGCACTCGTCACGCTCGGGATGATGCTCGTTCTCATCATGGGTGGAACCGTGACGAAGACCGACTCCGGCGACGGGTGCGGTACAGACTGGCCGCTCTGCCACGGGAAACTGATTCCGACGAACCCGAGCGTCGAGACGATGATCGAGTACAGTCACCGTGTCGTCTCCGGCATCGAAGGACTCCTCATCATCGCATTGACGGTTTGGACGTTCGCGGTCGTCAAGAACCGCTATGACGTCAAAGTGTTCGCGTTCCTCGCGTTCATCTTTATGCTCATCCAGTCCATCATCGGCGCTGGGGCCGTCATCTGGCAACAGTCGGACGCGATTCTCGCGCTCCACTTCGGCATCTCACTCGTCTCGTTCGCGTCACTGCTCATTCTGACGATCCTTTTGTTCGAAGGAGAACGCGTACATCGGGCCGTCTCCGAACGATTGAAGATTCACCTTTACGGCTTGACGATCTATACGATGGTCGTCGTCTATACGGGTGCTTACGTTCGTCACCTCGGCGCGACGTATGCGTGCGTCGGCTGGCCGGTCTGTAGCCAAGACGTCTGGACGTTCGAGTCGTACGTTCAAATGGGGCACCGCATCATGGCAGGACTGCTCGTCTTCTATACGCTGTACGTGTTGTACTTGGCCCGACGGGAGACGAACCGCCTCGTCGAGACGGGCATGTGGGCCTCGCTGTTCTTCATCCTGCTTCAAGTCGGTACGGGTGCGTGGATCGTCCTTGGAGGACATGCCACGTACGTGCCGCTCCTCCACGCGTTCTTGATTACGTGCTATTTCGGGATTATCTCGTATTTGGCATATCATGCGTATCGGAGTCAGAAGCAGACGACCGCGTCCGCTCGACAAAAATCAGTTTAA
- a CDS encoding YlaN family protein, translated as MATNLAAVQREQALQLLEADAEKIRCLIEVQLENLKMPKCPLYEEVLDTHMFGLSRQIDFAVRLGLISDIEGKGLLDSLEQKLSALAEASDL; from the coding sequence GTGGCGACAAATTTGGCTGCAGTCCAACGGGAGCAAGCGCTTCAACTATTAGAGGCAGACGCTGAAAAAATCCGTTGTTTGATTGAAGTGCAGTTAGAAAACCTAAAAATGCCGAAGTGCCCGCTTTATGAAGAGGTGCTTGATACACATATGTTCGGTCTATCACGCCAAATTGATTTTGCGGTCCGTCTTGGACTCATTTCAGACATTGAAGGTAAAGGATTGCTCGATTCATTGGAACAAAAGCTGTCCGCCCTCGCGGAAGCTTCAGATTTATGA
- a CDS encoding multidrug efflux MFS transporter, with protein MWIGSFLTAASMSLVLPFLPLFIEELGVTNPDHVVTWSAVAFGATFLVAAIVSPLWGRLADQKGRKLMLIRASLGMAIVMTLISFVQDVYQLVGLRLLMGAVSGFISAGITLVVSQTPKEKSGWALGTLSTGGITGGLLGPLIGGLLADLIGLRPVFLLTGSALFITFIITLVFVKEDFVPVARERLDSTKSIIASLRHPQLIFSLFLTTFLITFSTQSVGPLLTLYVRELNPYTTSLAFIAGIVASAPGVAALISAQRLGRLSDRYGAERILFWALIIYSAFLIPQALVTSTTQLVVLRFGLGFATAALMPSVQSLLRQHTPSRAAGRIFSYNQSAQFMGNLLGPLFGSQVVAHFGFSALFIVTGLIMLTNALLEKSNVQVALHPNTK; from the coding sequence GTGTGGATCGGCAGCTTTTTGACGGCTGCTTCGATGAGCCTCGTCTTGCCGTTCCTCCCCTTGTTCATCGAAGAGCTCGGGGTCACGAATCCCGATCACGTCGTCACGTGGTCAGCCGTCGCTTTCGGTGCCACGTTCCTCGTGGCCGCCATCGTCTCTCCTCTTTGGGGACGACTCGCCGATCAAAAGGGCCGCAAACTGATGCTCATTCGGGCCAGTCTCGGCATGGCCATCGTGATGACGCTTATCAGTTTCGTACAAGACGTGTATCAGCTCGTCGGACTTCGGCTCCTCATGGGCGCCGTCTCCGGATTCATCTCGGCGGGGATCACCCTCGTCGTTTCACAAACGCCAAAAGAGAAAAGTGGCTGGGCGCTCGGTACCTTGTCGACCGGTGGGATCACCGGCGGACTCCTCGGTCCATTGATTGGAGGACTCCTCGCAGACCTGATTGGGCTTCGACCCGTTTTTCTCTTGACCGGCAGTGCCTTGTTTATCACGTTCATCATCACACTCGTGTTCGTCAAAGAAGACTTCGTCCCGGTGGCGCGCGAGCGGCTTGACTCGACCAAATCGATCATCGCTTCGCTACGCCATCCGCAACTCATCTTCAGCCTCTTTTTGACGACGTTTTTGATCACCTTCTCGACGCAGTCGGTCGGCCCACTGCTGACACTGTACGTCCGTGAATTGAACCCGTATACGACATCGCTCGCCTTTATCGCTGGCATCGTCGCCTCGGCACCGGGTGTGGCCGCGCTCATTTCCGCACAGCGGCTCGGACGGCTATCGGATCGGTACGGGGCTGAACGCATCTTGTTTTGGGCGCTCATCATTTATAGCGCCTTCTTGATTCCGCAGGCGCTCGTGACATCGACGACGCAACTCGTCGTCTTGCGGTTCGGTCTCGGTTTCGCCACCGCGGCGCTCATGCCGTCGGTGCAGTCGCTTTTGCGACAACACACGCCGAGCCGCGCAGCCGGGCGTATCTTTTCCTATAATCAGTCGGCCCAGTTCATGGGTAACTTGCTCGGACCGTTGTTCGGCTCCCAAGTCGTCGCCCACTTCGGATTCTCGGCACTATTTATCGTGACCGGTCTGATTATGCTGACGAACGCCCTGCTCGAAAAATCAAACGTGCAAGTCGCACTTCATCCGAATACGAAATAA